One Podospora pseudopauciseta strain CBS 411.78 chromosome 4, whole genome shotgun sequence genomic window, CGCCACCTGATCACAACATACCAAGAGTATAAGTGAGCGGTGAACCCTCACTTATACACTCTTCAACATGCCCTCGGGGCCGCACAAACCGGCTATCCTATTGGAACCCGCCATTCAACCGCCATAATTCACCGTCTCACAACTCTCTTCATCTCAACTTCAAGACGACCCACCAATCAAGTCCCACTCAGAATGCCTCTCACAATCCGCCAGCTCTTCTTTTCTCCCCCGACTGAGCCGCCAACTAACAACCactgggaggagaggcacGTGGATGGGGTGAGGTATCTTGGGAGGGTTGTGGAGAGAGTGGGGGTATAGGAGGctgatggcgatgggggaGCCTGGGATGGGGTTGCGGTTGTGGCTGGGTGCGGAAagggtgatggagaggatTAGGAATtgaagggggaaagggacTGTTTTTAGACCGTTTCACCTTTTTTGTATTTAAAAGCTGGAACAGACTTGGAAGGCAAGACTCTAGGTCGTGCAAAGGGCATCATAGTTCTGGTGTCTGATcaagatggtgatggtatGGCCTGGGTTTATAAGAACAATACATTATGAATACTTAGTTAGTGTATATCTCCTCCAATCTCAAAACCGAGCCAAAAATGCCTTTTGActccccccatcaacaaaagcatccatccatccacgAGTCCATGCCATCTCTTTCTCAcgtcctcttcatcccccCACCAGGGCAGTCCGCCCCAAGCTCCCAGCTCCCAAAGCTATGACCACCTATCTTGCCCCACACCTGCCCGCccgctccaccaccaaaaaatgACAACACGCTTACTTaaccctttcccccccttcccctcctcactAGATCACGTGTCCAACCCTCTGCCAAGTCTTGTGTTTTTGCCGAGCGCGAGCGGGTTCGGGCGggcagaggagaggaggaaaacgGGAAAATCAGGTCAtcaatcatcatcaaccaccgaAACCGACCGAAACGAAGCTTACCTGCCTCTGcgggcaacaacaacaacaacaacacaaccacaaccaaacTCTCCAAGCGAGAGAAAAACAAACCCGAAAACGGCGTATTTCAACGATCGGcgaaaaaacaacaacaacaataacaatggcctctgctgctgtcgcTCCGGCTTTTAAGCCTATCACTGGGGTGCGTTTTTCTTGAGGGTTTATTTGGAGGGGGTCCCGGGGAGGACACAAACTGaagctggggaggggagaagaagagaagggaaTTCAGGCTAAccggaggggggggaaatTGATACAGATGCTCCGCCGGGGTTTGATCCTTGATTTGAGCATTGGGCTTGGTAtgttctcttttttctcccttttcttttttgacCTGGATTTGGCTGACGGGCTGGGTTTTGGGGAAAACAGGTCTCGGGTTTGTGTTTGGCAATGCCTTTTGGtaggtttttgttttctcgaGCTGTTGAAGGGGGGAATTGGGAATGGGCTTGCTAATGTTGGGGATTGGAATATAGGTACGGCTACCACATGCCTCGGGTCAACGCTCGTGATGCGCACTACCgcaagctggaggaggctcGCGCTGCTAGACAGGGCAACTAAGGGATATGACTACATGGTGGTGAATTGAgagggtttgggatgggggccatattgctgctgtgctgtgctgtgcttaTGGTGCGGCTGGCGGGCATGACCCGAAGATGGATGGGCGAGTGTATCATATCCGTTATAGACAGACAGGGGATCAAATGGACGACACAAGTTCGGTTTTATGGGGTTGGAAATTTATGTTTTGCTTTGGCTGCTGGGCGAAGTGGGTGGGAAGACGAGAGCTTACTTGGGTTGCTTTGGCGATGGAGGAGCTTCCAGAGCTCCTGGTGCTAAGCTTGGTGTATGGACTGGGATCAACCCCGCGGTGATGAGAGAGGAGCGCCGGACAGGTTCGTGACAGGCTGGGATGTGGCGGTGATATGTTTGCCGGCATGTGCTGCGTGATCGTGGGGCATTCACGTCCATTGCGTAGAGGAGCCATACTTGATCTTTTGCATCAAATCTCTACCACCTCGGCTATCTCTTTGCTGTTTGTGCACCCACCTCCAATTGCGTCCCTCCAGCGGCGGCATCGCCGCCCGCCCCCTTGCTCAGAGCATTCAGACACTCCCAACTTGTCGTCTCGGCTGTAAAAGTGCCACCGTTCTTCATCGGGCATCTACACCACACGTGGGCAACAAGACAAGGCAAAAAGTCAACTACAAACTGCAACTGTCTCCCCTCCATTctcaaaagaaaagaaagaaaaacttACACCCTGAAAAAGCGCTGGACGGGCGTGCACACGACGGGGCAGTTGGCCTCGTTGGGGCGGGCGATCTGGCAGTCGTACTGCACAAACGAGAAGAGTTCGCAGTCGCGGGAGAGGTCGGTCGGTTTCCCGCTGGGGGTCTTGCGGGCGCGGTGAGAgctgttggggaggtggtggatgtgggaggggagctgggaggaggggaaggtttGGACGTGCGGGGccatttttttcctttttttttcttttgggacTCTTGTCTGCCTGACCCTTTGGAGCATGCAAAATTGGGGAGACAGTAGGGTAACAAGAGCAAAATGAATGCGACtgaggcggcggggaggaggttgttgggcGAGATTGAGGAGATGGCGTTGGATGAGGTGAGTTTGGTTTGTGGTTTGTGTTTTGTGtttgatggatggtggtgatgatgatggggggtggtggtggtggaggctaATTGATGGGATGGATTTCATTTCAGGTTCTTGCCGCTTTTCGCACGGGCTTTCGAGCCGCTGCCTGCACCGGCGGCCACAACGACGCCATCATCGGCCACAACGACGCTGTGTgtgtcaagaaggaggaggatgcacAATATGGGCCCAAGACATTTCCGATTGAGGCTCTCAATGACCTTGTGCAACGCAACTTTCGAGCGACTGGGTCAGCACCACTGGCGGTTTCCGGGCGGTATTACGAGCTGGTTTACGTGCTGATTGCGACGCTCATCGCGAGCCCGTGGGacaaggcggtggtggtggttgacttgGAAGGAAAATTCGATCCCttgagggtgttggctgCTCCGCTTGCTGGGTCGGTATCATCATTGCAAGACAACGAAAAAACAGCGACAAAGCGGGCGAGGGTAGAGAGAAGCGACTTGGAACACATTCACATCCTGCAGCCGAAGAAGGGAAACTGGGAACAGCAGCCACCTGCTCGATTTGTCTCGGCCTGTCTCACCACCATGGAGGAGTACATGCTCTACGGAGCCCACCGGAGCCGGGGACGGCAGTGGTGGGGCACCGTGCTCATCGGAGGCGGCTTCAACCCCGTTGGAGGCCTGCCAAAGGCCGTCTCCGCCCAAGTCGCAGTGACGGCCggacggagggggtggctcagggtggagagggccgaGGTGCCTGGGTTTGGGGAGTTGAGTGTGGAACAGGCATCGAGAGATCGGGAGAAGCGGCAACAAGCGGTTGAGCagatgggttgggttgggagttCCCCACGGGGAGGATTTTCCTTTGGCGGAGAGGCTCCGTAAATACGGGTACGGGGACGGACGGTGGTTGATCGGGGTTCCACGGAGTCCACAGCGTCTTTATGCGTTCGATATCGAATTTACGGTGCGCGAATCCTGAGGGTGGAAGTTACAACACGTGGAGGATTCACAGGTTCCATTTGGCATCAGGGAGCGATGTGATGGCCATCTGATATCAGCTCTCACCAGCTGGACGACACCCGTCGGTGGAGCCGCTTTCTCGACAGAGAGACCCACCAGTCACATATCTTCCTACCCAAGAGAGAGGGAAGTGAGGGACTGGAGGCCCAACGGCGGATATGGCCTGAGTTGACTCGCGGCTCCCTTAGGACCCATGGTGCCATGGCGTTGGAATCGACCAAATCTGCAGCTAAGATCCCTCGATCAAGTTCAGAAACAGGCTAGAAAACTACACCACCGTTCGGATAGAGGCCGCGGCAACCAGTCGCGGAAGGGAGACGTATTGCCGGAGTGAactcatgatgatgagagcgGAAGGAGTGGTGTTGAGGTCAAACTGCGTGACTGCATTATCTTCACTGCAGTTGCCTTGGTTCAACACAACCTTCATCACCGGTTCCAGGTAGTTTTCCTACTGATCTCGCCTCATCCAGCCCGGCCTACATCG contains:
- a CDS encoding hypothetical protein (EggNog:ENOG503P7VN), translating into MNATEAAGRRLLGEIEEMALDEVLAAFRTGFRAAACTGGHNDAIIGHNDAVCVKKEEDAQYGPKTFPIEALNDLVQRNFRATGSAPLAVSGRYYELVYVLIATLIASPWDKAVVVVDLEGKFDPLRVLAAPLAGSVSSLQDNEKTATKRARVERSDLEHIHILQPKKGNWEQQPPARFVSACLTTMEEYMLYGAHRSRGRQWWGTVLIGGGFNPVGGLPKAVSAQVAVTAGRRGWLRVERAEVPGFGELSVEQASRDREKRQQAVEQMGWVGSSPRGGFSFGGEAP
- the COX9 gene encoding Cytochrome c oxidase subunit 7A (COG:I; EggNog:ENOG503P7M7), whose product is MASAAVAPAFKPITGMLRRGLILDLSIGLGLGFVFGNAFWYGYHMPRVNARDAHYRKLEEARAARQGN
- a CDS encoding hypothetical protein (COG:S; EggNog:ENOG503P8NI), producing MAPHVQTFPSSQLPSHIHHLPNSSHRARKTPSGKPTDLSRDCELFSFVQYDCQIARPNEANCPVVCTPVQRFFRVL